One part of the Vicia villosa cultivar HV-30 ecotype Madison, WI linkage group LG6, Vvil1.0, whole genome shotgun sequence genome encodes these proteins:
- the LOC131613783 gene encoding uncharacterized protein LOC131613783, whose protein sequence is MRNHVSFDSTVPIFDSIDDGHDGGGLEEGMKFENKESCMYAIRQYHIKNSFDYEIYKSDTQRFLVRCRIEVCGFTCRASLRKGCGKWVIGRIGGLHTCMASAVSQDHSKLDSNLIAQSIRALVSDDASIKVKTIIAHVRTIFNYTISYKKGWLAKNKAIESIYGNWEASYNDPPQWLLVMREHLPGTVIKLETLPAYLDDGTQISGARIFHRLFWAFQPSIRGFAYCKPIVQVDGTWLNGKYRGTLLMAVAQDGNGNIFPIAYTLVEGETGGAWSFFLKNLRLHVTPQSDLSLISDRHESIKSAYNNPDNGWKNPPSVHVYCIRHIAQNFMRAIKDKDLRKKVLNMGYALTESTYAYYREETRQTDMEAFNWIENLPREKWSRAYDGGRRWGHMTTNLVESLNSVMKETRNLPITALVRSTYFRMGTLFGRQGHNWTKMLSSKKDFTDNCMKEMQKEVEKSHSYNVLSFDGERNYFVVQETVNNNECRPLTYYNVDLQKQTCDCGKFQTFHVPCSHAIAACSHVRLNYQMFIPLVFRVRNIFKVYEQSFIGVPKEDPWTPYQGDILLHNERMRRNKKGLPNSTRIRTEMDTVEKVKKTMWNLSRITYAEKMSASAKCSRPF, encoded by the exons ATGAGAAATCATGTTTCCTTCGATTCTACTGTGCCTATCTTTGATTCCATAGACGACGGTCATGATGGTGGGGGTTTAGAGGAGGGCATGAAgtttgaaaataaagaaagttGTATGTATGCAATCCGTCAATATCACattaaaaatagttttgattACGAGATTTATAAGTCTGATACGCAACGTTTCTTGGTTAGATGTCGGATTGAAGTATGCGGCTTCACATGTAGAGCTTCATTACGAAAGGGGTGTGGTAAATGGGTTATTGGTAGAATTGGTGGACTACACACTTGCATGGCGTCTGCTGTGTCACAAGATCACAGCAAGCTTGACTCAAATCTTATCGCTCAAAGCATCAGAGCTCTTGTCAGCGACGACGCTTCAATCAAGGTGAAAACTATTATCGCTCATGTTCGTACAATTTTCAACTACACGATATCTTACAAAAAGGGATGGCTTGCTAAGAACAAAGCAATCGAGTCTATTTATGGAAACTGGGAGGCTTCATACAACGACCCACCACAATGGTTGTTAGTCATGCGAGAGCATCTTCCTGGAACCGTAATAAAACTGGAAACACTGCCTGCATATTTAGATGATGGAACACAAATTAGTGGTGCAAGAATTTTCCATCGCCTTTTTTGGGCGTTTCAACCTAGTATCAGAGGTTTCGCCTATTGCAAACCAATTGTGCAAGTCGATGGTACATGGTTGAATGGAAAATATAGAGGAACGTTGCTAATGGCTGTTGCGCAAGATGGAAACGGTAACATTTTCCCAATCGCATACACATTGGTTGAAGGTGAGACAGGAGGGGCTTGgagtttttttctaaaaaatttgcGGCTGCACGTGACCCCTCAATCTGATCTATCTTTGATATCTGATCGACACGAGTCTATAAAGAGTGCATACAACAACCCAGACAATGGCTGGAAAAATCCTCCTTCAGTGCATGTGTATTGCATCAGGCACATCGCACAAAATTTTATGCGAGCGATCAAGGACAAAGACCTTCGCAAGAAAGTTCTAAACATGG GGTATGCTCTGACGGAGTCTACATATGCTTACTATCGGGAGGAAACCCGACAAACAGACATGGAAGCTTTCAACTGGATAGAGAATCTTCCAAGAGAAAAATGGTCGCGAGCTTATGACGGTGGAAGACGATGGGGTCACATGACAACCAACCTTGTGGAGTCATTGAACTCGGTGATGAAGGAAACAAGGAATTTACCTATTACAGCACTAGTAAGGTCAACATACTTCCGGATGGGCACATTGTTTGGGAGGCAAGGTCATAATTGGACAAAAATGTTGTCATCAAAGAAGGATTTCACGGATAATTGCATGAAAGAGATGCAAAAAGAAGTAGAAAAATCTCACAGTTATAATGTCCTGAGTTTTGATGGTGAGAGAAACTATTTCGTCGTCCAAGAGACAGTTAATAATAACGAGTGTCGGCCACTTACTTATTATAACGTCGACCTCCAAAAACAAACATGTGACTGTGGGAAATTTCAAACTTTTCATGTGCCCTGCTCGCATGCCATTGCAGCTTGTTCTCATGTCCGACTCAATTATCAGATGTTTATCCCTCTTGTATTTAGAGTTCGAAATATCTTCAAGGTATACGAACAAAGCTTCATCGGTGTTCCCAAAGAAGATCCATGGACTCCTTATCAAGGTGATATTCTTTTACACAATGAAAGAATGCGACGAAACAAAAAAGGTCTCCCAAACAGCACTCGCATTAGGACTGAAATGGACACCGTTGAGAAAGTAAAAAAGACGATGTGGAATCTGTCAAGAATTACATATGCGGAAAAAATGTCCGCATCGGCCAAATGCAGCAGGCCCTTCTAA